The following are from one region of the Falco biarmicus isolate bFalBia1 chromosome 1, bFalBia1.pri, whole genome shotgun sequence genome:
- the ADRA2C gene encoding alpha-2C adrenergic receptor, with protein sequence MDLLLVVNTSLGSPNESLALPPSAPSASALPQPPSPYSPAAVASLAAVVGFLIVFTIVGNVLVVIAVLTSRALRAPQNLFLVSLASADILVATLVMPFSLANELMNYWYFGKAWCNIYLALDVLFCTSSIVHLCAISLDRYWSVTQAVEYNLKRTPRRIKAIILTVWLISAVISFPPLISMYRDPEGDVFPQCKLNDETWYILSSCIGSFFAPCLIMVLVYIRIYRVAKLRTRTLSEKRTMPEGSSQTENGLSRAAGGCTSLRMQLGENGHYSVHHWRKASELEDIELEESSTSESRRRRSREEHPRKSSKSQSFSYSYSSKHSSSRLSRSSSRSMQFFSYRRRRKRSSICRKKVTQAREKRFTFVLAVVMGVFVVCWFPFFFSYSLYGICREACEVPETLFKFFFWIGYCNSSLNPVIYTIFNQDFRRSFKHILFKKKKKNFRH encoded by the coding sequence CGAGCCTGGGCTCCCCCAACGAGTCCCTGGCGCTGCCCCCCTCCGCGCCGTCCGCCTCGGCCCTCCCGCAGCCGCCCTCCCCCTACTCCCCGGCGGCCGTGGCCAGCCTGGCGGCGGTGGTGGGCTTCCTCATCGTCTTCACCATCGTGGGCAACGTGCTGGTGGTGATAGCTGTGCTCACCAGCCGGGCGCTGAGAGCCCCCCAGAACCTCTTCCTGGTGTCCCTGGCCAGCGCGGACATCCTGGTGGCCACCCTGGTCATGCCTTTCTCCTTGGCCAACGAGCTTATGAATTACTGGTACTTCGGCAAGGCTTGGTGTAACATTTACCTGGCGCTGGATGTGCTCTTCTGCACCTCCTCCATCGTCCACCTGTGTGCCATCAGCCTCGACAGGTACTGGTCGGTCACACAGGCAGTGGAGTACAACCTCAAGCGGACCCCCCGGCGGATCAAGGCCATCATCCTCACCGTCTGGCTCATTTCGGCTGTCATCTCCTTCCCACCGTTGATCTCCATGTACCGGGACCCCGAGGGAGATGTCTTTCCCCAGTGCAAGCTCAATGACGAGACGTGGTACATCCTGTCTTCTTGCATTGGCTCTTTCTTTGCCCCTTGCCTCATCATGGTGTTGGTCTATATCCGCATCTACCGCGTGGCCAAGCTAAGGACCAGGACCCTCTCTGAGAAGCGGACAATGCCAGAGGGGTCCTCCCAGACTGAGAATGGCTTGAGCCGCGCTGCCGGCGGCTGCACGTCCCTGAGGATGCAGCTGGGAGAGAACGGACATTATTCAGTGCACCACTGGCGCAAAGCCTCTGAGCTGGAGGACATtgagctggaggagagcagcacCTCAGAGAGCAGGCGGAGGCGGAGCCGGGAGGAGCATCCTCgaaaaagcagcaagagccAGTCCTTCTCCTACTCATATTCCTCCAAGCACTCCAGTAGCCGTCTGTCCCGCTCCAGCAGTCGCTCCATGCAGTTCTTCTCATATCGCCGTCGCCGGAAGCGTAGCAGCATCTGCCGTAAGAAAGTCACCCAGGCCCGGGAGAAACGCTTCACTTTTGTGCTGGCCGTGGTCATGGGGGTCTTTGTAGTTTGCTGgttccctttcttcttcagctaCAGCCTCTATGGTATTTGCCGGGAGGCATGTGAGGTCCCCGAGACGCTCTTCAAGTTCTTCTTCTGGATTGGGTATTGCAATAGCTCCCTCAACCCAGTCATCTATACCATCTTCAACCAAGACTTCCGCAGGTCCTTTAAACACATTCTTtttaagaagaagaagaagaacttCCGGCACTGA